The Mycolicibacterium parafortuitum nucleotide sequence CTCACGGCTGCCCACCTCCGACGTACCGGCGCACGATCCGTCCGCGCGGGCTCGTCACCACCTCATAGTTGATGGTGCCCAACACATCCGCCCAATCCTGCGCGGTCGGCTCACCGTCGGCACCGGGCCCGAACAGGATCGCGTCGTCGCCCTCGGAGACGTCCGTCGCGCCAGGTCCGAGGTCCACGACGAACTGGTCCATGCACACCCGCCCGACGTTCGGGTAACGCCTGCCGTTGATCGCCACCTCGAACCGGTTGCTCAACAGCCGGAACACCCCGTCGGCGTAGCCCGCGGGGATCACCGCCAAGGTGGTGTCACGGTCGGCGATCCAGGTGTGCCCGTACGAGACCCCGTCTCCGGCATGCACCGAACGGACCTTCGCGACAGGGCATTTCAGCGTCATCGCCGGCCGCAGACCCATGTCGCCGCGCTCCGGGATCGGCGTCTGCCCGTACACCGCGATACCGGGGCGCACCATGTCGAACGCCAGATCCGGCCTGGTCAACGCCGCCGGCGAATTGCACAGGTGCACAACGTCGTACGCGATACCCGCACCCCGGGCCGTGGCGGCCATCTCGGTCAAGCGACGGGCCTGCTCGTCGTTGAACGGATGATCCGGCACGTCGCCGTGCGCGAGGTGCGACATCAGGCCGCGCACCGTCACCGCACCGTCGCGCAGGGCGCGCGCCAACGCGGCCAGGACGTCCGGGTATTCGTCCGGGCTGACGCCGTTGCGACTCAGACCGGTGTCTGCTTTGACGGTCACCACCGCGGTGCGGCCGGTGCGTGCCGCGGCATCGAGCAGGTCGTGCACCTGCCGCAGGGACGACACCGCGACCTCGATGTCGGCCTGCAACGCGGGCGCGAAGTCGGTGCCGGGCGGATGCAGCCAGCACAGGATCGGCGCGGTGATCCCGTCCCGGCGCAGTGCGAGCGCCTCGTCGACCGTGACGACCCCGAGAGCGGCGGCTCCCGCGGCCAGCGCGGCCCGGGCCACCGGGGCGGCGCCGTGGCCGTAACCGTCGGCCTTGACCACGGCCATCACCGCGGCCGAACCCACGCTGTCGCGCACCACACCCACGTTGTGGGCGATGGCGTCGAGGTCGATCACCGCGCTGGGTGTGTTCATGAGCCTGTTCTCGGTAGTGGTCACCGCCCCCGATTGTCCCAGGCGCACGTTCAGTGGGCGAAATGCTCCTCGTCGGCGAACCCGCCGATGCCCACCTTCTCGAGTTTGCCCAGCACCTCCACCAGATCGTCGCGCAGCGCACGGGCCAGGTTGGCCGAGAAACCCTCACGCACGACAATGCGCAGTACAGAGACGTCGGTGGCGTCGTCGGGCATCGTGTAGGCGGGCACCTGCCAGCCGTAGCTGCGCAACAGCGACGAGATGTCGAACACGGTGAACTTCGCGCCGTCGACCAGCTTGAACGCGACCACCGGGATGGCCGATCCGTCGGTGATCACCTCGAACAGCGGCTTGCGGTCGGGTCCCGTGATCCCCTCCAACTCGTGCGACAGCCATTGCGCGGTCTCGGACAGCGTGCGCATGACCTGGGTGTACCCGTCCCGCCCGAGGCGCAGGAAGTTGTAGTACTGCCCCACCACCTGATTGCCGGGCCGGGAGAAGTTCAGCGTGAACGTCGGCATGTCACCACCGAGGTAGTTGACCCGGAACACCAGTTCCTCGGGCAGGTGCTCGGCGTTGCGCCACACCACGAACCCGATGCCCGGGTAGGTCAGCCCGTACTTGTGCCCGCTGACGTTGATGGACACCACCCGGGGCAGTCGGAAGTCCCACACCACGTCGGGGTGCAGGAACGGCACCACGAACCCGCCGCTGGCCGCGTCAACGTGCACCGGCACGTCGTGACCGCCGGTGGCGGCCAGCTTGTCGAGCGCCGCGCAGATCTCGCCGACGGGCTCCAGCTCGCCGGTGTACGTCGTCCCCAGGATCGCGACCACACCGATGGTGTCCTCGTCGACGGCGTCGACCACCTGTTCGGGGGTGATGACGTAGCGGCCGTTCTCCATCGGCAGGTAGCGCGGCTCGACGTCGAAGTAGCGGCAGAACTTCTCCCACACCACCTGCACGTTCGACCCCATCACCAGATTCGGGGTCCTGGTCTTCCAGTCCTTGCCGACCTTCGCCCGCCAGCGCCACTTCATCGCCAGGCCGGCCAGCATCACGGCCTCGCTGGAGCCCACGGTGGAGACCCCGATCGCGGTGGACGGGTCGTCGTCGCGCAGGTTCTCGGCGTGGAACAGGTCAGCCACCATGCACACGCAGCGCTGCTCGATGGCCGCGGTGACCGGGTACTCGTCCTTGTCGATCATGTTCTTGTCGAACGTCTCCGACATCAGCTGGCCCGCTTCGGGATCCATCCACGTCGTGACGAACGTCGCGAGATTCAGCCGCGAGCTGCCGTCGAGCATCAGCTCGTCGTGGATGTAGCGGTAGGTCAGCTCCGATTCCATCGACTCGTCGGGCAGGCGCAGCGCCGGGATCGGAGAGGAGGACAGCCGGCCGGTGTAAGCGGGGGTCAGCGACGAATGACGCGAAACGTTGGGCATGTGTCCTTTCTAGAGGATCGAGGCCAGCGCGGGTCGCAGATGGGTCAGGATGCGCGACGCCGATGTCGGGGCGGCGGCCGGACCGGGGTCGCGCGCGGACAGATCCGCGGCGCGCGCGTGCACGAACGCCGCCGCGGCCGCGGCCTCCCCCGGCGCGGCCCCGGCTGCCAGAAGCGCGCCGATCACACCGGACAGCACGTCGCCGGAACCGGCGGTGGCCGCCCACGCGTTGCCCGCCACATTGAGGCGCACGGGGCCGTCGGGTTCGGCGACGACGGTGACGTTGCCTTTGAGAAGCACGGTGACGCCGAGGCGGTCGGCGAGCCGGCGGGTGTCGGCGATGCGGTCGTCGCCCGGCGGCGCACCGGCCAGCCGCGCGAACTCGCCGGCGTGCGGCGTCAGCACCGTGGGGGCACGGCGGCCCTGGACGATCTCGGGGTGGGCGGACAGGATGGTCAGCCCGTCGGCGTCGACGATCACCGGCAGGTCGGTTTCCAGCGCGAACACCAGTGCGGCGGCCGAGGTCTCGTCGGTGCCGAAGCCGGGACCGACGACCCACGCCTGCACGCGTCCGGCGCTCGCGTGACTCGAGGTGGCGATCACCTCGGGCCAGTGCGAAACCACCTCCGCGGCAGCGGTTCCCGCGTAGCGGACCATGCCGGACGTGGCGGCCACGGCCGCACCGGTACACAGGATGGCCGCACCGGGATAGGTGGCCGAACCGGCCATGACGCCGGTGACGCCCTGGGTGTACTTGTCGTCCTTCGGCCCCGGCACCGGCCACAGCGCGGCGACGTCTTCGGCCTCGAGGGCGCCGACGTCGCTGGGCGCGAGGTCCAGGCCGATGTCGACGAGTTCGACCCGGCCGCAGCGACCGAGGGCGTGGACCGGTTTGAGCCCGCCGAACGTGACGGTCAGGGCGGGTTCCACATGGGGACCGTCGGCGGTTCCGGTGGCGACGTCGACACCGCTGGGCAAGTCCACGGCGACGACCGGGATACCGGCGGCCGACACCGCGTCGAAAACGGCGGCGGCGTCGGGCCGCAGCGGACCCGAGCCGGAGATGCCGACCACCCCGTCGATCACCAGATCTGTTGCCGCAGGCACTGTTTCGACGATGCGGCCACCGGCGCGCCGGAAAGCGGCCAACGCCTTCGGATGCGCCCGTTCGGGGTTGAGCAGCACCGCGGACGCGCCCGCCCCGCGGCGACGCAGGAACGTGGCCGCCCACAGCGCGTCGCCGCCGTTGTCCCCGGAGCCGACGACCGCGCACACGGTCTTGCCCGAGACGGTGCCCAGGTCCTCGGCGATGGCGGTGGCGAGCCCGAACGCGGCCCGGCGCATCAGTACGCCGTCGGGCAGCGAGGCCAGCAGGGGCGCTTCGGCGTCGCGGATCGCCTCGGCGCTGTAGAAGTACCGCATTCGCATAACGGTACGTGGGTACTCGGTGCCCATGGCTCTGCACGACGAACTCCTCGAACTCGAACACGCCGGCTGGAAGTCGCTGTGCGACGGCACCGGCGACACGTTCTACGGTGGCCTGATGACCGACGACGCGGTCATGGTGCTCGCCAACGGCATGGTGATGGACCGCGACGCCGTCGTGTCCGCCCTCGGCCAGTCACCGCCGTGGGCGCGCTACGAGATCAGCGACGTCCGGGTGGTCCCGATCGACGACGACACCGCGGCCCTGGTGTACACCGGCACGGGCTGGCGCGACGGCGCGGACGACCCCTCTGAGAAACCCTTCGTCGGCGCGATGTCGTCGGTGTATCACCGCACCGCGCAGGGTTGGGCCCTGGCGCTGTATCAGCAGTCGCCGGTCGCCTCCGCCAACGACGGATAGAGGTCGATCACCTCGTCGATGCGCATCATCCGCAGCGGCCGACTGGTCGCGGGTCCGTCGGCGACCACGCGCAGGGAGATTCCGCCGCGCTCGGTCAGCCGGTGCGTCTCGACCAGCAGCCCGATGCCCGCCGACGACAGGAACGTCACGTCGGTGATGTCGACGATCACCACCGCGGGTGCGGAGGCGAGGCCGATGTCGAGGTAGGTGCTCAGTGTGGGCGCGGTCAGCACGTCCAGATCGCCGCGCGCGTGCAGAACCAGGATCTCCCCGTCCCTGCGCGGCGTCACGGTGAACCTGCCGCTACGCGTCTGTTCCATTGCGTTCATTGCCGTCCCCCGGCCTGTTTCTGCAGCAAGACGCATGTGTACGTGTTCGCGAGTCCGCTCGGTGATCGGCGACGTGATGACGTCGCACGGCGGCGCCGGCCATTGCTGCACAGCGGTTAATTACCCGGTATATCGGGCAATCCACCTCGAGTGTTTCACCGATCGCCGGAATTCTTTGCTAGGTGGGCTAAAAGTCAGCCACCCTAGCATTATTCGACGGTGACCGACTTCGCCAGATTGCGTGGCTTGTCCACGTCGTAGCCGCGCGCCTGCGCCACGCCCGCCGAGAACAGCTGCATCGGGATGGTCGACAGCAGCGGCTGGAAAAGCGTTGACACGGCTGGGATCTCGATCAGGTGATCGGCGTAGGGCCGCACCGTGTCGTCGCCTTCCTCGGCGATGACGATCGTGATCGCGCCGCGCGCCTGGATCTCGCGGATGTTCGACAGCAGCTTGGAGTGCAGCGTCGCGGAGTTCTTCGGCGACGGCATCACCACGATGACCGGCAGATCGTCCTCGATCAGCGCGATCGGGCCGTGCTTGAGCTCACCGGCGGCGAAGCCCTCGGCGTGCATGTACGCCAGCTCCTTGAGCTTGAGCGCGCCCTCCAGCGCCACCGGATACCCGACGTGGCGGCCCAGGAACAGCACCGTCTGCGACGACGCGAACTGCTTGGCCAGTTGCACCACCGGCTCCGACGACGCCAGCACCCGGGCGATCATCTCGGGCATGGCTTCCAGATCGTGGTACTCGCGGGCCACCTCGTCGGGGTACTTGGTACCGCGAGCCTGCGCAAGCGCAAGCCCGACAAGGTAATTCGCGGCCACCTGGGCCAGGAACGTCTTGGTCGACGCGACGCCGATCTCCGGCCCGGCGCGGGTGTAGAGCACCGCGTCGCATTCGCGCGGGATCTGGCTGCCGTTGGTGTTGCAGATGGCCAGCACCTTGGCCTTCTGCTCCTTGGCGTGCCGGACCGCCTCCAGCGTGTCCGCGGTCTCGCCGGACTGCGAGATCGCGACGACGAGGGTGTGGCTGTCCAGCACCGGGTCGCGGTAGCGGAACTCGCTGGCCAGCTCGACCTCGACGGGCAGGCGGGTCCAGTGCTCGATCGCGTACTTGGCCAGCAGCCCGGAGTGGTACGCGGTGCCGCATGCGACCACGAAGACCTTGTCGATGTCGCGCAGTTCCTGATCGGACAGGCGCTGCTCGTCGAGCACGATCCGGTTGTTGACGAAGTGCCCCAGCAGGGTGTCGGACACCGCGGAGGGCTGCTCGGCGATCTCCTTGAGCATGAAGTACTCGTAGCCGCCCTTCTCGGCGGCCGACAGATCCCAGTCGATGTGGAACGGGCGAGCGCTGGCGGAGTCGTCGTTGCCGTAGAAGTCCGTGACACGGTAGCCGTCCGCGGTGACGACGACGGCCTGATCCTGGCCTAACTCGACGGCGTCGCGGGTGTGCTCGATGAACGCCGCGACGTCCGAGCCGACGAACATCTCGCCGTCACCGACACCGAGCACCAGCGGCGTCGAGCGGCGGGCCGCCACGATCGTGCCGGGATCGTCGGCGTTGGCGAACACCAGCGTGAAGTGCCCCTCCAGCCGGGGCAGCACCGCGAAGACCGACTCGGCGAAGTTCCCCGCGGTCCTGCCGTGCAGGTACTCGCGAGCGACCAAGTGCACCGCGGCCTCGGTGTCGGTGTCGCTGGCGAACTCGACGCCGTCGGCCTCCAGTTCGGCGCGCAGCGCCGCGAAGTTCTCGATGATGCCGTTGTGGACCACGGCGATCTTGCCGGACGCATCGCAGTGCGGGTGCGCGTTGCGGTCGGTGGGCCTGCCGTGGGTCGCCCACCGGGTGTGCCCCAGCCCTGTCGCACCGGCAGGGCTCTCCGCCCCGCTCTCGGCCAGGGCCGCCTCCAGATTGGCCAGTCGCCCCGCCTTGCGGCGGACCGTGAGGCCGCCGTGTCCGTCGAGTAGCGCCACACCGGACGAGTCGTACCCCCGGTATTCCATCCGGCGAAGCGCGTCGACGACGATGTCGCAGGCAGGGCGCTGCCCGACGTAGCCGACGATTCCACACATAGGCATCCAGGGTACGGCAGCGGACGCCCTGAACCCGGTTGGGCTACGGTCATCAGGTGGCCAGCACGAAGAAGCTCTTTGCCGCGTTGACCCGTCGCGGACCGCACCGCGTTCTCCGCGGTGACCTGGCCTTTGCCGGCCAGCCGGGCGTCGTCTACACGCCCGCGGAAGGCAAGAATCTGCCCGGTGTCGCGTTCGCTCACGATTGGATCACATCGGCCGGGCGCTACCACGGGACGCTGGAACACCTGGCGTCGTGGGGCATCGTCGCCGCGGCGCCCAACACCGAGACGGGCCTGGCCCCGTCGGTGCTGAATCTGGCGTTCGACCTGGGCACGACGCTCGACATCATCACCGGCGTGCGGTTGGGCGAAGGTGCCATCAGCGTGCATCCGGGCAAGCTGGGACTGGCCGGACACGGTTTCGGCGCATCGGCGGTGGTGTTCGCGGCAGCGGGCCTGCCGGTCAAGCCGAAGGCCGTGGTCGCCGCCTATCCGACCGTCTCCAGCCCTGCGGCCGAGGATCCGGCGGCCGGGCTGACCGTGCCGGGGCTGATCCTGACCGATCCCGGCGACCCGATGTCGCTGCGGTCGAACGCCGTCGAGTTGGCGCGGGCGTGGAAGACCGCGACCCTGCGCGCGACCTCGAAGACCAAGTCCGGCGGCCTGGTCGAGGGGCGCGGGCTGGCCAAGGTCGTCGGCCTGCCCGGCGCGGACCGCGGCACCCAGAAGATCGTGCGTGCGCTGATGACCGGATACCTGCTGCATCTGCTCACCGGCGACAAGACCTACCGCGACTTCGCCGACGCCGAGACCGAACTGCCCAAGGCGCCGGTGATGGACCCGTTCGCCGGCGATCCGGTGGACCTGGAGAACAAGGTCATTGCTCTTTTGAAACCCTGAGCTCCACTGAAGCCCCAGGACTTTCCCAACCAACCGGTTGGCTGCTATACCTGTGCTGTGACGACTTCGATGCGGACCGGGATGTTCCTCAGCTACGCCGGCGGTTTTCTGGAAGCGGTCGACGAGGTCGTCGAGTGCGAGAAGCTCGGCGTCGACATCGCGCTGGTCGCCGAGGCGTACTCCTACGACGCGATCAGCCAGCTCGGCTTCCTGGCGGCCAGGACGTCGCGGATCGAGCTCGGCACCGGCGTCGTCCCGATCTACACCCGCACCCCCGCGCTGATGGCGATGACGGCGGCCGGGGTCGACTACGTCTCCGACGGCCGGTTCCGGCTCGGACTGGGCACGTCGGGACCGCAGGTGATCGAGGGCTTCCACGGCCTTCCGTTCGACGCGCCGCTGGGCCGCACCCGCGAGGTTGTCGAGATCTGCCGGCAGGTCTGGCGCCGCGAGCGGCTCAGCTACGAGGGCAAGTACTACCAGCTGCCGCTGCCGGCCGAGCGCGGCACCGGGCTCGGCAAGCCGCTGAAGCTGATCAACCATCCTGTGCGCGAACGCATCCCGATCACCATCGCCGCGCTGGGTCCGAAGAACGTCGAGCTCACCGCCGAGATCGCCGAGGGCTGGCAGCCGGTGTTCTTCTACCCCGAGAAGGCCGACGACGTCTGGGGTGACGCGTTGCGCGCCGGTGCGTCACGGCGTGACCCGGAACTTGGCCCGCTGGACGTGATGGTCAGCGCGACGCTGGCGATCGGTGACGACGTCGAAGACCGATTGGCTTGGGCCAAACCGCAATTGGCGCTCTACATCGGCGGCATGGGTGCGCGGGGCAAGAACTTCTACCACAACCTGGCCACCCGGTACGGCTTCGGCGAGGTCGCCGACCACATCCAGGACCTCTACCTGGCCGGCAAGAAGGCCGAGGCGATCGACGCGGTCCCCGACGATCTGGTCCGCAAGGTGTCGCTGGTCGGGCCGAAGGGCTATGTCAAAGAACGGCTCGCGGCATTCGCCGAGGCCGGTGTCACCACGATGCTGCTGCACCCGATGGGCGTCGACGCCGCCGAGCGGATCAAGTTCGTCGAAGAGTTGCAGGCGCTCGTCTGACCCCGGTCAGGCCTGGATGCCGCCGGTGAGGATCGCGGCGAGCTCACGGTAGGCATCGGCGTCGTCGAGTCCGGTGTTGGCGCGCACCGTGCGCTGCTGGATCCGCACCATCACCGCCGCCACCAGGTCGGCGGCGAATGCGGCGTGCACATCCCGGAAGTCGCCGGCGGCAACGCCTTCGGCGATCAGCGCCTGCACCCTGCGTGCCGCGATCCGGGTGTTCCTCTCGTAGACGGCCCGGGCCGGTGCGAACGCATCGAGATCGGCCATGAACTGGTCGGAGGCCGGGTCCAGCGCGGCGCCGACGGCGGCGAGGTAGGCCGCGATCCGGTCCCGGGCCCCCGACACCGCGTTCACCCGCGATTCGACCGCGTCGGTCGCGGTGCGGAAGAAGTGCACCGTCGCGGCCTGCACGAGTTGCTCCTTGCTGGGGGCCAGCGCGTACAACGTGGACTTCGAGCACCGCAGCCGCGCGGCGATCTCGTCGAGCGTCAGGTGCGCGAAGCCGTCCGCCAGAAACAGCGCCACCAACGCGTCGAAGAGTTCGGTCTGCCGTGTGGTCGCGAAGGCGGGCCTGGTCATGAGCCGATAGTACTGAAAAGAGTCCTGTAGTACTGTGCGGCGTATGGCTGTGGACCGTCTTCTCCCGTCCGACGACGCACGCGACTTGGTCGATCTGGCCCGCCAGATCGCCGACAAGGTGCTCGACCCGATCGTCGACCAGCATGAGAAGGACGAGACGTATCCCGACGGGGTCTTCGCGACGCTCGGTGAGGCTGGGCTTCTGAGCCTGCCGTACCCCGAGGAGTGGGGTGGCGGCGGTCAGTCCTATGAGGTGTACCTGCAGGTGCTCGAAGAACTCGCCGCGCGGTGGGCGGCCGTCGCGGTGGCCGTCAGCGTGCACAGCCTGTCGTGTCATCCGCTGATGGCGTTCGGCACCGACGAGCAGAAACAGCGCTGGCTGCCCGAGATGCTGGGTGGGTCGACGATCGGCGCCTACAGCCTGTCCGAACCGCAGGCCGGTTCCGATGCGGCGGCGCTGTCGTGCAAGGCGACCCCGGTCGACGGCGGCTACCGCATCACCGGATCCAAGGCGTGGATCACCCACGGCGGCATCGCCGACTTCTACAACCTGTTCGCCCGCACCGGCGAGGGCTCACAAGGCATTTCCTGCTTCCTGGTCCCCAAGGACACCGACGGCCTGACGTTCGGCAAGCCCGAGGAGAAGATGGGGCTGCACGCGGTGCCGACCACCGCCGCGCATTACGACGATGCGTTCCTCGACGCGGACCGGCGCATCGGCGCCGAAGGTCAGGGGCTGCAGATCGCGTTCAGCGCACTGGATTCCGGCCGGCTCGGGATCGCGGCCGTCGCCGTCGGGCTCGCTCAGGCCGCGCTCGACGCGGCTGTCGCCTACAGCCAGGAGCGAACGACGTTCGGCCGCAAGATCATCGACCACCAGGGGTTGGCATTCCTGCTGGCCGATATGGCCGCCGCGGTGGATTCCGCGCGCGCGACCTACCTCGACGCGGCGCGGCGCCGCGACGCGGGTCTGCCGTACTCCCGCAACGCGTCGGTGGCCAAACTGGTCGCCACCGACGCCGCGATGAAGGTGACCACCGATGCCGTGCAGGTGTTGGGCGGCGCCGGATACACCCGCGACTACCGGGTGGAGCGGTACATGCGCGAAGCCAAGATCACCCAGATCTTCGAGGGCACCAACCAGATTCAACGACTGGTGATCAGTCGGCACCTGGCCCGCGGTTGAGCGTGTCGCACACCGGGTCGGCGTTGCGCGGCCTGCGAGCGACGGTGAGCTCCCCGATCAGCGCAGCGACGACGCCGAACGCGAAGTACAGCGGCACCAGGAACGGTGCGACGCCGAACAGTTGATCCGCATCGGGGCTGTAGGCGAACACGTCGAGCTGCACCAGGGCGATCTCGACCGCGGGGCCGATCATCGCGATCACCGCGCCACATGCCACCGCCGGACCGTCACCGAGCGCGCACCACACGATGACGGCCCCGGCCGCGATCAGCGCGGTGACGGGGACGACCGGCCCGGTGTGCGTCAGAGCCGTCGTCACGTACAGACCCACGACGGCGGCGACACCGGCCAGCGCCTGCCTGGCGGTGACACCGTCGCGCAGCCCGGGAAAGTGCAGCCGTAGTTCGGCGAGGATCACCGTCGCGCCGCCGACGAGCACGGGGAACCAGAGCGGGCTGCTCCAGAGGAACGGCACGGCGTCGGTGTAGTAGACGGTGGTGCCGGTCGCGACATGGCTGTGGTCACCGATCAGCGCCGCGACCGCTCCGAGCAGGAACAGCGCCAAGGCTTCTGGGATACGCAGCTTCACATCGCGTGACGCTACCCGTCGGCCTCGCCGACCTGCGGCACCTCCCCGGCGGCGATCTCACACGGCGTCTGCGGTTCGGCGACGGGCTCGGCGGGTGGCGGCGGTGGTGGCGGTGGCGGGGGTTCCGGTGCGGCGGGCGGGAGGTCCTCGGGCTGGGGCCCGGGCCCGGGCTCAGGCTCGGGCTCGGGCTCGGGTTCGGGTTCCTCGTCCGGTTCTTCCGGTTCTTCCTCGTCGTCGGGTTCTTCCGGTTCTTCCTCCTCGACGGGTTCTTCGTCGGGCTCTTCGTCAAGGTCCTCGATGTCCGGTGGGTCAGGGATCTCGGCGCCGACGCTGCCCCCGAGCAGCCCGCTCAGCGCGTCGGCGAACTGCTGACCGAGGCCCGACAGGCCTGCCCCGATATCGGGCAGCCCCGAACCCATCGATCCGAACGGCGGCGGCGGCGGTGGCTGCGGCGGTGCGACGGGCGCTGCGGGTGGAGCGGGTGCGGCGTCCAGCACCGGCGCGGGCGCAGGGGCCGGGGGCGGCGCGCTCCATGCCGCCGGGGCTGTCCACGCGGCCGGGGCCGCCGGCGCGACCGGGGCCGGGGACGCGCCCGGGCCGAGACCGCCGACCGGGCCCAGATCACCGGGGACGTCGAACACCGGCGGGGGCCCCGCATCGAGGGTGGCGATCGCACGCTGGTAGGCCTGGTTCACCGCACCCACCGCGTCGCGCATCGCGGCCAGCCAGTCGTCGCGAACAGCGCTGTCCACGAACGGCTTCACCGCCTGGTCGACGAGTTCACTGGCCGTCGCGACATCACCGGCCCCGGTCGTGACCGTCGTCGCCGCGGCCGACCAATCGGCCCTGGAACCGGCCGCGCGTCCGTCGACCTCGATGACGGCGTCGACCTTTCTGTCCACCGCGACCCACAGCTCGTCGCGCAGCGCGGCGACCGCGTCGGCGGCGGCATGGATCGCCGCGGCCACGGTGGCCGCGGAATCGCCGTGCCGCCGAAGGAAATCCCGCACGGCAGCGGCACCGGACCCCTGCCATGCCGCGGCGATCTCGGCGCGCTGACGGTCCTCGACATCCAACGCGTCGCGCACCGACCGGCCCGCACCCTCCAGCGCCGCACCACACCGCTGCAGCGCACCGAGATCCATCCCGTCCTCGGTGCCGTACCAGTCGGCCAACTGGCCCGGATGCATTGTGAGGTCGGCGTGCTCGTAGCCGAGTTGCTTGCACGCCCACACGTAGCGGGCGATGGTGTCGACGGCGGACCGTCCCTGCGCCAACTGTGCTGCCACATCGGACCTCTCGGCCATCCCGCTACCCCACCAGCCCGGCCGCGCGTGCGTCGGCGTCCTCGTAGCGATCGGCGGCGGCACGCAGGGCCACCGAGATCTCGGTCGCCGCGCGGGACCATTGCCGCAGCGAAACCGCCAGGCCGGCAAGGGCTTCCCGGACCGCATCGCCGTGAGCGGCGTAGGCGCGCCCGGCCGAGGACGCGCCGAACTCGACCTCGCCGAGATGACGGTGCACCACCTCATCGACGATCGCGGCGACCGTGTCGTATTCCCGCGCGATCGCGCGGACCGCAGCCGTGTCGACGCGTGCCGCGCTCACCGTTCCCATACCAGGTAGGACGCAGCGGCGCGCCGTCCGGTTCCGTCAGCTTTCGGCGGTGACCGAATCCGCGACGCGGACCGCCATCTGGCGAGCGGTGTCCTCGTCGGCGGCCTCCACCATCACCCGGACCACCTGTTCGGTACCCGAGGGACGCAACAGGATTCGTCCGGAGTCCCCCAGTTCGGCCTCGACCTGCGCGACAGCGTCACGCACGGACGGGGCGTCGGCAACCGTGGTCTTGTCGTTGACCTCGACGTTGATCAGGACCTGCGGCAGGGTCTGCATCGGTTCGGCCAACTGAGCGAGGCTGCGCCCCGTCTGCGCCATC carries:
- a CDS encoding TetR/AcrR family transcriptional regulator; translation: MTRPAFATTRQTELFDALVALFLADGFAHLTLDEIAARLRCSKSTLYALAPSKEQLVQAATVHFFRTATDAVESRVNAVSGARDRIAAYLAAVGAALDPASDQFMADLDAFAPARAVYERNTRIAARRVQALIAEGVAAGDFRDVHAAFAADLVAAVMVRIQQRTVRANTGLDDADAYRELAAILTGGIQA
- a CDS encoding LLM class F420-dependent oxidoreductase, which translates into the protein MRTGMFLSYAGGFLEAVDEVVECEKLGVDIALVAEAYSYDAISQLGFLAARTSRIELGTGVVPIYTRTPALMAMTAAGVDYVSDGRFRLGLGTSGPQVIEGFHGLPFDAPLGRTREVVEICRQVWRRERLSYEGKYYQLPLPAERGTGLGKPLKLINHPVRERIPITIAALGPKNVELTAEIAEGWQPVFFYPEKADDVWGDALRAGASRRDPELGPLDVMVSATLAIGDDVEDRLAWAKPQLALYIGGMGARGKNFYHNLATRYGFGEVADHIQDLYLAGKKAEAIDAVPDDLVRKVSLVGPKGYVKERLAAFAEAGVTTMLLHPMGVDAAERIKFVEELQALV
- a CDS encoding type VII secretion target, whose translation is MGTVSAARVDTAAVRAIAREYDTVAAIVDEVVHRHLGEVEFGASSAGRAYAAHGDAVREALAGLAVSLRQWSRAATEISVALRAAADRYEDADARAAGLVG
- a CDS encoding acyl-CoA dehydrogenase family protein, yielding MAVDRLLPSDDARDLVDLARQIADKVLDPIVDQHEKDETYPDGVFATLGEAGLLSLPYPEEWGGGGQSYEVYLQVLEELAARWAAVAVAVSVHSLSCHPLMAFGTDEQKQRWLPEMLGGSTIGAYSLSEPQAGSDAAALSCKATPVDGGYRITGSKAWITHGGIADFYNLFARTGEGSQGISCFLVPKDTDGLTFGKPEEKMGLHAVPTTAAHYDDAFLDADRRIGAEGQGLQIAFSALDSGRLGIAAVAVGLAQAALDAAVAYSQERTTFGRKIIDHQGLAFLLADMAAAVDSARATYLDAARRRDAGLPYSRNASVAKLVATDAAMKVTTDAVQVLGGAGYTRDYRVERYMREAKITQIFEGTNQIQRLVISRHLARG
- a CDS encoding diacylglycerol-binding protein; translated protein: MKLRIPEALALFLLGAVAALIGDHSHVATGTTVYYTDAVPFLWSSPLWFPVLVGGATVILAELRLHFPGLRDGVTARQALAGVAAVVGLYVTTALTHTGPVVPVTALIAAGAVIVWCALGDGPAVACGAVIAMIGPAVEIALVQLDVFAYSPDADQLFGVAPFLVPLYFAFGVVAALIGELTVARRPRNADPVCDTLNRGPGAD